A genome region from Mycobacterium florentinum includes the following:
- the thiO gene encoding glycine oxidase ThiO: MHSGAPNGTLAVIGGGVIGLSVARRAAQAGWSVRVHRTGAHGASWVAGGMLAPHSEGWPGEERLLRLGLESLRLWREGGYLDGLPPEVVTARESLVVAVDRADVADLRTVADWLAGQGHPVIWEPDARDAEPLLAQGIRHSFRAPTELAVDNRAVVDALASHCERLGVEWAPPAHDLSRVEGDAVVIANGIDAPALLPGLPVRPVKGEVLRLRWRKGCMPLLSRVIRARVHGRQVYVVPRADGVVVGATQYEHGRDTAPVVSGVRDLLDDACAVLPALGEYELAECAAGLRPMTPDNLPLVYRLDERTLVAAGHGRSGFLLAPWTAEQIVSELVPVGAHS, from the coding sequence ATGCATTCAGGTGCACCGAACGGGACGCTGGCCGTCATCGGCGGCGGCGTCATCGGGCTGTCGGTGGCGCGCCGGGCAGCCCAAGCCGGATGGTCGGTGCGAGTGCACCGCACCGGCGCCCACGGCGCGTCCTGGGTCGCCGGCGGCATGTTGGCCCCGCACAGCGAGGGCTGGCCAGGCGAGGAACGACTGCTGCGGCTGGGCCTGGAGTCGCTGCGGCTGTGGCGTGAGGGCGGCTATCTGGACGGGCTGCCGCCAGAGGTGGTCACCGCCCGCGAGTCGCTGGTGGTGGCCGTCGACCGGGCCGACGTCGCCGACCTGCGCACCGTAGCGGACTGGCTGGCCGGCCAGGGGCATCCGGTGATCTGGGAGCCGGACGCACGTGACGCCGAACCTCTTCTGGCGCAAGGCATCCGGCACAGCTTTCGGGCGCCCACCGAGCTGGCCGTGGACAACCGCGCCGTGGTGGACGCGCTGGCGTCGCACTGCGAACGTCTCGGCGTCGAGTGGGCGCCGCCGGCGCACGACCTGTCGCGGGTCGAAGGCGACGCGGTGGTGATCGCCAACGGCATCGACGCACCGGCGCTCCTGCCCGGGCTGCCGGTGCGCCCGGTGAAGGGCGAGGTACTGCGACTGCGCTGGCGGAAGGGCTGTATGCCGTTGCTGAGCAGAGTGATTCGCGCGCGTGTGCACGGGCGACAGGTGTACGTGGTGCCGCGTGCGGACGGGGTGGTGGTGGGCGCGACGCAGTACGAGCACGGCCGCGACACCGCCCCGGTGGTGTCCGGCGTGCGTGACCTGCTGGACGACGCGTGTGCGGTGCTGCCGGCCCTGGGTGAATACGAGCTGGCCGAGTGTGCTGCCGGGCTGCGCCCGATGACGCCGGACAACCTGCCTCTCGTGTATCGCCTGGACGAACGCACCCTGGTCGCCGCCGGTCACGGCAGGTCAGGTTTTCTGCTGGCGCCCTGGACCGCCGAACAGATTGTGTCCGAACTAGTTCCGGTTGGAGCCCACTCATGA
- a CDS encoding glutamate ABC transporter substrate-binding protein translates to MNRLPRIRRACAVLATAMVLAGCGHTESLTVATAPTLPPPTPVGMEQLPAEPPLPPDEAGQDCNATASLRPFATKPEADAAVADIRARGRLIVGLDIGSNLFSFRDPITGEITGFDVDIAGEIARDIFGAPSHVEYRILSSDERITALQHSEVDIVVKTMTITCDRRKQVNFSTVYLDANQRILASRDSPIAKVADLSGKRVCVARGTTSLHRIRQIDPPPVIVSVVNWADCLVAMQQREIDAVSTDDSILAGLVEEDPYLHIVGPNMATQPYGIGVNLDNTGLVRFVNGTLERIRRDGTWNTLYRKWLTVLGPAPAPPVPRYVD, encoded by the coding sequence ATGAACCGTCTGCCCAGGATCCGCCGGGCGTGCGCCGTGCTCGCCACGGCGATGGTGCTGGCGGGTTGCGGGCACACGGAATCGCTGACCGTGGCCACCGCGCCGACATTGCCGCCGCCCACCCCGGTCGGCATGGAGCAGCTGCCGGCAGAGCCACCGCTGCCGCCCGACGAGGCCGGCCAGGATTGCAACGCCACCGCCAGCCTGCGCCCCTTCGCGACCAAGCCCGAGGCCGACGCCGCGGTGGCCGACATCAGGGCGCGCGGCCGGCTGATCGTCGGGCTCGACATCGGCAGCAACCTGTTCAGCTTCCGCGACCCGATCACCGGCGAGATCACCGGCTTCGACGTCGACATCGCCGGTGAGATCGCGCGCGACATCTTCGGCGCCCCGTCACACGTCGAGTACCGGATCCTGTCGTCCGACGAACGCATCACCGCACTGCAGCACTCCGAGGTCGACATCGTCGTCAAGACGATGACCATCACCTGCGACCGCCGTAAGCAGGTGAACTTCTCCACCGTCTACCTCGACGCCAACCAGCGGATCCTGGCCTCGCGCGACTCGCCGATCGCAAAAGTGGCCGACCTGTCCGGCAAGCGGGTCTGCGTGGCCAGGGGCACCACGTCGTTGCACCGCATCCGCCAGATCGACCCGCCCCCGGTGATCGTCTCGGTGGTGAACTGGGCGGACTGCCTGGTCGCCATGCAACAGCGCGAGATCGACGCCGTCAGCACCGACGACTCGATCCTGGCCGGGCTGGTCGAGGAAGACCCGTATCTGCACATCGTCGGGCCGAACATGGCCACCCAGCCCTACGGCATCGGCGTCAACCTGGACAACACCGGGCTGGTCCGGTTCGTCAACGGAACACTGGAGCGCATTCGCCGAGACGGCACCTGGAACACCTTGTACCGCAAGTGGTTAACGGTTCTCGGCCCGGCGCCCGCCCCGCCCGTGCCTAGGTATGTGGACTGA
- the thiG gene encoding thiazole synthase (functions in thiamine (vitamin B1) biosynthesis; in Bacillus subtilis this enzyme catalyzes the formation of thiazole from dehydroxyglycine and 1-deoxy-D-xylulose-5-phosphate and ThiS-thiocarboxylate), with protein sequence MVESKLTIADRSFASRLIMGTGGATSLSVLQEALTASGTELTTVAMRRVDAEGGTGLLDLLNRLGITPLPNTAGCRGAAEAVLTAQLAREALDTNWVKLEVIADERTLLPDAVELVRAAEQLVDDGFVVLPYTNDDPALARRLEDTGCAAVMPLGSPIGTGLGITNPHNIEMIVARAGVPVILDAGIGTASDAALAMELGCDAVLLASAVTRATDPPAMAAAMAAAVTAGYLARRAGRIPKRFWAHASSPQR encoded by the coding sequence GTGGTTGAGTCCAAGCTAACGATCGCGGACCGCAGCTTCGCGTCCCGGCTGATCATGGGAACCGGTGGAGCGACCAGCCTCTCGGTGCTTCAGGAGGCATTGACCGCCTCGGGCACCGAGCTGACCACGGTCGCGATGCGCCGGGTCGACGCCGAGGGCGGTACCGGACTGCTGGACCTGCTCAACCGGCTCGGCATCACGCCGCTGCCCAACACCGCGGGATGCCGTGGCGCGGCGGAAGCGGTGCTGACCGCACAGTTGGCGCGCGAGGCACTGGACACCAACTGGGTCAAACTCGAGGTGATCGCCGACGAGCGCACGCTGTTGCCCGATGCGGTCGAATTAGTGCGGGCCGCAGAGCAATTGGTCGACGACGGATTCGTCGTTCTGCCCTACACCAACGACGACCCGGCGCTGGCGCGACGGCTGGAAGACACCGGATGCGCGGCGGTGATGCCGCTGGGTTCGCCGATCGGGACCGGACTGGGCATCACGAACCCGCACAACATCGAGATGATCGTCGCCCGGGCCGGCGTTCCGGTGATCCTCGACGCCGGCATCGGTACCGCCAGCGACGCCGCGCTGGCGATGGAATTGGGTTGTGACGCGGTGCTGTTGGCCAGCGCGGTGACCCGGGCCACCGATCCGCCCGCGATGGCCGCCGCGATGGCGGCCGCGGTCACCGCCGGCTATCTGGCGCGACGTGCCGGGCGGATCCCGAAACGTTTCTGGGCGCACGCCTCCAGTCCGCAACGATGA
- the glnX gene encoding protein kinase G-activating protein GlnX, giving the protein MTVELAHPSTEPLGTRSSGEPAHPRWWFISTTPGRILTIGIVLAALGVSSAFATSTTINHRQQVLSTVLNHTEPLAFAAGRLYTTLSVADAAAATAFIAQAEPWPVRMRYEQAITDAAVAVTRASSGLTDEPLVQLLGKINAELAVYTGLIEIARTNNREGNPVGSSYLSEASGLMQSTILPDAAQLYQATSERVDAETTASTHFPAPVVLVIATTVVFGVFSHRWLARRTRRRINPGLVVGALGILVMVVWVGTALTISTTASRSAKDTAAESLKTVTSVAITAQQARADETLSLIRRGDEQIRKQSFYQRIEFMHQQIDQYMARSDAVDKPDLQGADQLLVRWRQANDRINSYISVGNYRSATQIALGSAEDDSTPAFDKLEDQLGKAMTQCRAHLRNDVINARSGLSGAQVGGVVLSLGAAIAVALGLWPRLKEYR; this is encoded by the coding sequence GTGACGGTTGAGCTGGCGCACCCGTCGACCGAACCGCTGGGGACGCGGTCGTCGGGCGAACCGGCCCACCCCCGGTGGTGGTTCATCTCGACCACCCCCGGCCGCATTCTCACGATCGGCATCGTCCTGGCGGCGCTCGGGGTCTCCAGCGCCTTCGCCACCTCGACCACGATCAACCACCGCCAGCAGGTGCTGTCCACGGTGCTCAACCACACCGAGCCGCTGGCGTTCGCGGCCGGACGGCTCTACACCACGCTGTCGGTGGCCGACGCCGCGGCGGCCACCGCGTTCATCGCCCAGGCCGAGCCGTGGCCGGTGCGGATGCGTTACGAGCAGGCCATCACCGACGCGGCGGTCGCCGTCACCCGGGCTTCGAGCGGCCTGACCGATGAACCGCTGGTGCAGCTGCTCGGCAAGATCAACGCCGAGCTGGCCGTCTATACCGGCCTGATCGAAATAGCGCGGACCAATAACCGGGAGGGCAACCCGGTCGGTTCGTCGTACCTGTCGGAAGCCTCGGGCCTGATGCAGTCGACGATCCTGCCCGACGCGGCACAGCTCTATCAGGCGACGTCGGAACGGGTGGACGCGGAAACCACCGCGTCCACGCACTTTCCGGCCCCGGTCGTCCTCGTCATTGCCACCACGGTGGTCTTCGGCGTGTTCTCACACCGCTGGCTGGCGCGTCGCACCCGGCGCCGAATCAATCCGGGGCTGGTCGTGGGTGCGCTCGGTATCCTCGTCATGGTGGTGTGGGTCGGGACTGCGCTAACAATCTCTACGACCGCCAGCCGTAGCGCCAAAGACACGGCGGCCGAGTCGCTCAAGACCGTGACCAGCGTGGCGATCACCGCGCAGCAGGCCCGAGCCGACGAAACGCTGTCGCTGATCCGGCGCGGTGACGAGCAGATCCGCAAACAGTCGTTCTATCAGCGCATCGAGTTCATGCATCAGCAGATCGACCAGTACATGGCCCGCAGCGACGCCGTCGACAAACCCGATCTGCAGGGCGCCGACCAGCTGTTGGTCCGCTGGCGCCAAGCCAACGACCGGATCAACTCCTATATCTCGGTCGGTAACTATCGATCCGCCACCCAGATCGCGCTGGGCAGCGCCGAGGACGACTCGACGCCCGCGTTCGACAAGCTCGAAGATCAGTTGGGCAAGGCCATGACCCAGTGCCGCGCGCACCTGCGCAACGACGTCATCAACGCGCGCAGCGGGCTGTCCGGGGCTCAGGTCGGCGGCGTGGTGCTCAGCCTGGGTGCCGCCATCGCGGTCGCCCTGGGGCTGTGGCCGCGGCTGAAAGAGTATCGATAA
- a CDS encoding SGNH/GDSL hydrolase family protein has translation MSEAKGPSKRYVALGSSMAAGPGIQPRAQDAPRWSGRSAHNYPHLLAERMNLGLGRDFVDVTFSGATTAHILADRQHNAPPQITALDGTEDVVTITIGGNDVGYVPLLMAAALPRPARRLPLMGTRIAELLDRGARERALAEAFDSLCAVGKAVCARAPHARVFFVDYLTILPPAGVSAPPISDADADLGRHVAATLERLTADAAAASGCEIVGAGAASRDHHAWSAQPWTTTPAKYVVPLPGRPAPLHPNGAGMSAVAELVAAQL, from the coding sequence ATGAGCGAAGCGAAGGGTCCATCGAAACGGTATGTGGCGCTGGGCAGTTCGATGGCCGCCGGTCCGGGCATCCAGCCGCGCGCCCAGGATGCACCCCGATGGTCGGGCAGATCGGCGCACAACTACCCGCATCTGCTCGCCGAGCGGATGAACCTGGGTCTGGGCAGGGACTTTGTTGATGTCACCTTTTCCGGCGCTACCACCGCCCACATCCTCGCCGATCGTCAGCACAATGCGCCGCCCCAGATCACCGCACTGGACGGCACGGAGGACGTGGTCACCATCACCATCGGCGGTAACGACGTCGGCTACGTCCCGTTGCTGATGGCGGCCGCACTGCCGCGGCCGGCCCGGCGGCTGCCGCTGATGGGCACGCGGATCGCCGAACTGCTGGACCGTGGCGCGCGCGAGCGGGCCCTGGCGGAAGCGTTCGATTCCCTGTGTGCGGTCGGCAAAGCGGTGTGCGCGCGGGCGCCGCACGCCCGGGTTTTCTTCGTCGACTACCTGACGATATTGCCGCCGGCGGGCGTATCCGCACCTCCGATTTCGGATGCGGATGCCGACCTGGGTCGCCACGTGGCCGCGACGCTGGAACGACTCACCGCCGACGCGGCCGCGGCATCCGGCTGCGAAATCGTCGGCGCCGGCGCGGCCAGCCGTGACCATCACGCGTGGTCTGCGCAGCCGTGGACCACTACGCCGGCGAAATACGTTGTGCCGCTGCCGGGTCGGCCCGCCCCGCTACACCCCAACGGTGCGGGGATGAGCGCGGTGGCCGAACTCGTTGCGGCTCAACTCTAA
- a CDS encoding serine/threonine-protein kinase PknG yields the protein MTEAEHDADAEDTDPGTQPPDAQTGATTGRAHATQALFRPDWEDDDDDDLHIALGSVDTEPQDRMTVATRVLPPTRELGGGLVKIPRIRDIDPLEALMTNPVVPEGKRFCWNCGKPVGRSSSEGKGASEGKCPSCGSPYSFLPQLNPGDIVANQYEVKGCIAHGGLGWVYLAVDHNVNDRPVVLKGLVHSGDAEAQAIAMAERQFLAEVVHPQIVQIFNFVEHTDRHGDPVGYIVMEYIGGQSLKRGKKDPRLPVAEAIAYLLEILPALSYLHSIGLVYNDLKPENIMLTEEQLELIDLGAVSRVNSFGYLYGTPGYQAPEIVRTGPTIATDIYTVGRTLAALTLNLRTRNGRYVDGLPEDDPVLSTYDSFGRLLRRAIDPDPRRRFSSAEEISGQLMGVLREVVAQDSGVPRPGLSTLFSPSRSTFGVDLSVAHTDVYLDGQVHSEKLTAREIVTALSVPLVDPTDVAAPVLQATVLSQPVQTLDSLRAARHGSLAAEGIDVSESVELPLMEVRALLDLGDVAKATRKLDDLAERVGWRWRLVWFRAVAELLTGDYDSAIKHFTEVLDIFPGELAPKLALAATGELAGNVDVDKFYRTVWRTNDGVISAAFGLARSLSAAGDRMRAVRTLDEVPATSRHFTTARLTSAVTLLSGRSTSEITEEQIRDAARRVEALPPTEPRVLQIRALVLGAAMDWLESNQASTNHILGFPFTSHGLRLGVEASLRSLARVAPTQRHRYTLVDMANRVRPTSTF from the coding sequence ATGACCGAGGCCGAGCACGACGCCGACGCCGAGGACACCGACCCCGGCACCCAGCCGCCGGACGCACAGACCGGTGCGACGACGGGGCGCGCGCATGCCACCCAGGCGCTCTTCCGTCCCGACTGGGAAGACGATGACGACGACGACCTGCACATCGCGCTCGGCAGCGTAGACACCGAACCGCAAGACCGGATGACGGTCGCGACGCGAGTGCTGCCGCCGACCCGCGAGCTCGGTGGCGGGCTGGTCAAGATCCCCCGCATCCGCGACATCGACCCGCTCGAAGCCCTGATGACCAATCCGGTGGTGCCGGAGGGCAAGCGGTTCTGCTGGAACTGCGGAAAGCCGGTGGGCCGGTCCTCCTCCGAGGGCAAGGGGGCATCGGAGGGCAAATGCCCGTCCTGCGGAAGTCCGTATTCGTTTCTGCCCCAACTGAATCCCGGCGACATCGTCGCGAACCAGTACGAGGTCAAGGGCTGTATCGCGCACGGCGGGCTGGGCTGGGTGTACCTGGCCGTCGACCACAACGTCAACGACCGACCGGTGGTGCTCAAGGGCCTGGTGCATTCCGGTGACGCCGAGGCCCAGGCGATCGCGATGGCCGAACGGCAGTTCCTCGCCGAGGTCGTCCACCCGCAGATCGTGCAGATCTTCAACTTCGTCGAACACACCGACCGCCACGGCGATCCGGTCGGCTACATCGTCATGGAGTACATCGGCGGGCAGTCGCTCAAGCGGGGCAAGAAGGACCCCCGGCTGCCGGTGGCCGAGGCCATCGCCTACCTGCTGGAAATCCTGCCCGCGCTGAGCTATCTGCATTCGATTGGCTTGGTCTACAACGACCTCAAGCCGGAGAACATCATGCTCACCGAGGAGCAGCTGGAGCTGATCGACCTGGGCGCGGTGTCGCGAGTCAATTCGTTCGGCTACCTCTACGGCACACCCGGCTACCAGGCGCCGGAGATCGTGCGCACCGGCCCGACGATCGCCACCGACATCTACACCGTCGGACGGACGCTGGCCGCGCTCACGTTGAACCTGCGCACCCGCAACGGCCGCTACGTGGACGGGCTGCCCGAGGACGACCCGGTGCTGTCCACCTATGACTCATTCGGCAGGCTGCTGCGCCGCGCCATCGACCCCGACCCGCGGCGCCGGTTCAGCTCCGCCGAGGAGATCTCCGGGCAGTTGATGGGTGTGCTGCGCGAGGTCGTCGCCCAGGACTCCGGAGTGCCCCGGCCCGGGTTGTCCACCCTGTTCAGCCCGAGCCGGTCCACCTTCGGTGTGGACCTGTCGGTGGCGCACACCGACGTCTACCTGGACGGGCAGGTGCATTCGGAGAAGCTGACCGCCCGGGAGATCGTCACCGCGCTGTCGGTGCCGCTGGTCGATCCGACCGACGTCGCCGCGCCGGTGTTGCAGGCGACGGTGCTCTCGCAGCCGGTGCAGACCCTGGACTCGTTGCGCGCGGCGCGGCACGGCTCGCTGGCCGCCGAGGGAATCGACGTCTCGGAGTCCGTCGAGCTGCCGCTGATGGAGGTCCGCGCGCTGCTGGATCTCGGGGATGTGGCCAAGGCCACCCGCAAACTCGACGACCTGGCGGAGCGGGTGGGCTGGCGCTGGCGGCTGGTCTGGTTCCGGGCCGTCGCGGAGTTGCTCACCGGCGACTACGACTCCGCCATCAAGCATTTCACCGAGGTGCTGGATATCTTCCCCGGCGAGCTGGCGCCGAAACTTGCGTTGGCCGCTACCGGCGAACTCGCCGGCAATGTCGACGTGGACAAGTTCTACCGGACGGTGTGGCGTACCAACGACGGCGTGATATCGGCGGCCTTCGGGTTGGCGAGATCCCTTTCCGCGGCGGGGGATCGGATGCGTGCGGTACGCACCCTCGACGAAGTACCCGCTACCTCGAGGCATTTCACCACTGCGCGGCTGACCAGTGCGGTGACCCTGCTCTCCGGCCGATCGACCAGTGAGATCACCGAGGAGCAGATCCGCGACGCCGCCCGGCGAGTCGAGGCACTGCCGCCCACCGAGCCGCGGGTGTTGCAGATCCGCGCCCTGGTGCTCGGCGCTGCGATGGACTGGCTCGAATCAAACCAGGCCAGCACCAACCACATCCTCGGCTTCCCGTTCACCAGTCACGGGCTGCGGCTGGGCGTCGAGGCATCGCTGCGCAGCCTGGCCCGGGTAGCGCCCACCCAGCGGCATCGCTACACCCTCGTCGACATGGCCAACCGGGTACGCCCCACCAGCACCTTCTAG
- the thiE gene encoding thiamine phosphate synthase, with protein sequence MHDRVARLAAARLYLCTDARRERGDLTQFADAALAGGVDIIQLRDKGSAGEQRFGPLEARDELTACEILAGAARRHGALFAVNDRADIARAAGADVLHLGQGDLPPALAREIVGPDPLIGLSTHDADQVADAAEARVDYFCVGPCWPTPTKPDRAAPGLGLVRTATALATDKPWFAIGGIDEQRLPEVLEAGARRIVVVRAITAAEDPRAAAERLRSALRATS encoded by the coding sequence GTGCACGATCGTGTTGCCCGTCTTGCCGCCGCCCGGCTCTATCTGTGTACCGACGCGCGGCGCGAGCGCGGCGACTTGACCCAGTTCGCCGACGCCGCCCTGGCCGGCGGGGTGGACATCATCCAGCTGCGCGACAAGGGATCGGCTGGTGAACAGCGGTTCGGCCCGCTGGAGGCGCGCGACGAGCTCACCGCCTGCGAGATCCTCGCGGGCGCGGCCCGCCGGCACGGCGCGCTGTTCGCGGTCAACGACCGGGCCGACATCGCCCGTGCGGCCGGGGCCGACGTGCTGCACCTGGGCCAGGGCGACCTGCCACCGGCACTGGCCCGCGAGATCGTCGGGCCGGACCCGCTGATCGGCCTGTCCACCCACGACGCCGACCAGGTCGCCGACGCCGCCGAGGCCCGCGTCGACTACTTCTGCGTCGGCCCGTGCTGGCCCACCCCCACCAAACCCGACCGCGCCGCACCCGGGCTGGGACTGGTCCGCACCGCCACTGCGCTGGCGACCGACAAGCCGTGGTTCGCGATCGGCGGCATCGACGAGCAGCGGCTGCCCGAAGTGCTCGAGGCCGGAGCCCGGCGCATCGTGGTGGTGCGCGCGATCACCGCGGCCGAGGACCCCCGGGCCGCGGCCGAGCGACTCAGGTCAGCGCTTCGAGCAACGAGTTGA
- a CDS encoding endonuclease domain-containing protein yields the protein MWDSSQPFIGSEALASGMLSRHQLRTRYRAVFPNVYLPIGIEPSLELRVLAAWLWSKRQGVVAGAAAAALHGSQWIPDGVPVELIHANPRTPPGVLTRRDTLLESEIQVIDGLNVTTPERTAFDIGRRGAIRSAVVRLDALARATGFKVEDALHVAKYHPHSPGLRRLESALELVDAGSQSPRESYLRLLLIDAGLPRPQTQIPVVGVDGMPVAYLDLGWEDCMVAVEYDGEHHRTDRRQYVKDIRRLEMLEQMGWIVVRVVAEDRPAEVLRRIRAAMAASSVRQRL from the coding sequence ATGTGGGATTCGAGTCAACCGTTCATCGGCAGCGAGGCATTGGCGTCCGGCATGCTCAGTCGCCATCAGCTGCGGACTCGCTACCGTGCGGTGTTTCCCAATGTCTACCTGCCCATAGGCATCGAACCGTCACTTGAGCTTCGCGTCTTAGCGGCTTGGCTGTGGTCGAAGCGTCAAGGGGTTGTCGCGGGAGCGGCCGCCGCAGCATTACACGGCTCCCAATGGATTCCCGACGGTGTCCCGGTAGAGCTGATACACGCCAACCCACGTACACCACCTGGCGTGCTGACGCGGCGCGACACGTTGCTGGAAAGCGAGATTCAGGTCATCGACGGGCTTAACGTGACCACTCCGGAGCGAACCGCTTTCGACATCGGGCGGCGTGGCGCCATTCGTTCGGCGGTCGTCCGGCTCGATGCGCTCGCACGGGCAACGGGTTTCAAAGTCGAAGACGCGCTTCACGTTGCGAAATACCACCCCCATTCGCCCGGGCTGCGGCGACTGGAGTCGGCGCTGGAGCTGGTTGATGCTGGTTCGCAGTCGCCGCGAGAGAGCTACCTGCGGCTGCTGCTGATCGATGCGGGCCTGCCTCGGCCGCAGACGCAGATACCGGTGGTCGGTGTTGACGGCATGCCGGTCGCCTACCTCGACCTGGGCTGGGAGGACTGCATGGTCGCGGTGGAATATGACGGTGAGCACCACCGGACGGATCGGCGGCAATACGTCAAAGACATCCGTCGGCTCGAGATGCTCGAGCAGATGGGCTGGATCGTCGTTCGGGTCGTCGCTGAGGACCGGCCCGCCGAGGTTCTGCGCCGGATCCGCGCCGCCATGGCCGCTTCGAGTGTGCGGCAACGGCTTTGA
- a CDS encoding NUDIX hydrolase, translating to MHGDGDGWVISDSGAHYWGRFGAAGLLLRAPRPDGTPAVLLQHRAVWSHQGGTWGLPGGARDSHETPEETAVREAHEEAGLLAERLAVRATVITAEVAGIAGTHWTYTTVVADAGELLRTVPNRESAEMRWVAEGEVADLPLHPGFAASWERLRTATALVPLGHGDERRQHLPRTLEIDAGVFVWCMPGDADEPASHLSPRINSLLEALT from the coding sequence GTGCATGGCGACGGTGACGGATGGGTGATATCCGACAGCGGCGCCCACTACTGGGGTCGGTTCGGCGCGGCGGGTCTGCTGTTGCGGGCGCCCCGGCCCGACGGAACCCCCGCGGTGTTGCTGCAGCACCGGGCGGTGTGGAGCCATCAGGGCGGCACCTGGGGGTTGCCCGGCGGCGCCCGGGACAGCCACGAAACCCCCGAGGAGACGGCGGTCCGCGAAGCCCACGAAGAGGCCGGCCTGCTCGCCGAGCGGCTGGCGGTGCGGGCGACGGTGATCACCGCCGAGGTGGCCGGGATCGCCGGAACGCACTGGACCTACACCACCGTCGTCGCCGACGCGGGCGAGTTGCTGCGCACGGTGCCCAACCGGGAAAGCGCCGAAATGCGCTGGGTTGCCGAGGGCGAGGTGGCCGATCTGCCGCTGCATCCCGGTTTCGCCGCCAGCTGGGAGCGGCTGCGCACCGCGACGGCGCTGGTTCCGCTGGGGCATGGCGACGAACGGCGCCAGCACCTGCCGCGCACGCTGGAGATCGACGCCGGAGTCTTCGTCTGGTGTATGCCGGGTGATGCCGATGAACCCGCGTCGCACCTGAGCCCCCGGATCAACTCGTTGCTCGAAGCGCTGACCTGA
- the thiS gene encoding sulfur carrier protein ThiS — protein sequence MIVVVNENSVEVDGQTTVAGLLESLGFPERGIAVAMGDALLPRSSWTTKLFDGARLEVVTAVQGG from the coding sequence ATGATCGTGGTAGTCAACGAAAATTCGGTCGAGGTCGACGGGCAGACCACGGTCGCCGGGTTGCTGGAATCGCTGGGCTTTCCGGAACGGGGTATCGCGGTGGCGATGGGCGATGCCCTGCTGCCCCGGTCCAGTTGGACCACAAAGCTTTTCGACGGTGCTCGGCTCGAGGTAGTGACGGCGGTGCAGGGTGGTTGA